The genomic region TGGTAAAGCCTGATGGTGCTGGAACGCAATCTGAGACAATTAGGCCAGCGGGTGCATCTTGCTTACGGTGAGCCCGAAACCTTGACGGCATTACCGCCACCACCGGGCTTCCCGGAAGACAACCGGGGCGATTGCCCGCCGATTCCGGAGCCACAACACCCGGTGGTTTTTTCGGGCGGAGAAGCGGCAGGACTGGCGTTACGGTGCGGCATGGTTCGAAGAACAACTGATCGACTATGATGTGGCAAGCAACTATGGAAACTGGCAGTATCTGGCTGGCGTTGGGGCTGACCCCCGAGGACTGCGCCAGTTCAATCTGGCAAAACAGACACAGCAATACGACCCGGTCGGCACTTTCATAGACCGCTGAGGCGGCGATGCAGAGCAACCCGTGGGGCTA from Marinobacter sp. LV10R510-11A harbors:
- a CDS encoding FAD-binding domain-containing protein — translated: MARRFRSHNTRWFFRAEKRQDWRYGAAWFEEQLIDYDVASNYGNWQYLAGVGADPRGLRQFNLAKQTQQYDPVGTFIDR